The Streptomyces sp. 135 sequence GCACGCGCCTTCACCGGCCCCGGCCTGCTCGACCTCGCCAGCTGGCACGGCACCCTCGACACCCCCGACCCCGTACGCCTGCGCGTCTTCCTGGAGCAGTACGTCACCGCTGGCGGCACCCCCGACGCCCTCACCCAACGTGGCGGACTCACCGCCGAGAACTGGGCACTGGGCTGGCACCGCATGTGGGCCGTCGAGTGGTTCATGGAACAGTCCATCCGCTGGATCAACGACCCGGCCACCGACCCCGGCTACCTCAAGGCCGTCCGCCGCCACCTCGCCGACGTCCTCCACCTACTGGATGTCTGACGTGCTCGCCCAGGCTTCCCCGTGGTACGTCCACGCTCTCCAGCGCACTACGGCCAGCCCCGCCGAGCCGCTGTCGGTACCCGCACGGATGCAATGGACAACGCGGCCGGGCAGCGGGCCCGGCGCCGAGATTCTCGGCTCGGACCTGCGCCGCAAGCGGCTGCTGGAACTCGGCTGCGGCCCCGGCCACAACGCCGCCCACCTCGCCACCCGCTACGGCGCCCATGTCACCGGCGTCGACCTGGTTGGCCTTCAAGTCCGCCGAGCCCGTTCCCACTACGGCCGGCTGAACAACCTGACCTTCGTCGCTGGCCATGCCCTGCACTACCTGCAAGCCTCCGACGAACACTTCGACGCCATCTACTCCGTCTTCGGGGCCACCGGCCTGGTAGCCCCCGAGCTTCTGCTCCCGGCCATCGCCCAGCACCTCAAACCCGGGTGCACTCTCGCGTTCTCCGTCCCCCACCCCCAGCGCTGCGGCCTGCGGCCCGCCACCGACGACAGGCCCCGCCGGGACTACGTCACCCTTCCCGACCGCACCCGACTGCCCATCGCCCGCTGGGACTTCGACCCCGACCGCTGGGAGAAACACCTCGACCGCGCCGGCCTCTGGCTCACCTCGGCCCAGAAGTTCCACGACGCCCGCCGCGGTCTCTGGCCCACCACCCTGCTGATCACCGCGCGCAAGCTCTGACCCTCACCCCGCTCTCCGGGAGGCCCCATGCGCCCGCCCTATCTACTCCTCGACGTCGACGGCGTCTTCGTACCCTTCCCCGCCGCCGATGGGACCACCCCGGCGACCCACGACCGCCACGACGTCGTTCCCACCGGCCGTAGCGCCGACGATCCGGTCACCGTCTGGCTCAGCCCGAGCCATGGCCCCTTGCTCATGGACGTGATACGAACCGGCCTGGTCACCCCGGTCTGGTGCACCAGCTGGCGCCAGGACGCCACCACACTGATCGGGCCACTCCTCGGCCTCCCGTCCCTGCCATACGTCGACCTCCCGCGTCCGCAGATCACCACCAGCCACCCCAACGGTTACCTCTGGAAACGAGACCATGTCGATGTCTGGCTGGGCGACTTGCCTGTTGCTTGGGTCGACGACGACTTCACCGCCGTCGACCATGCCTGGGCAGCAGAGCGCACGGCGCGGGGGATGGCGACTTTCCTGGTCCAGCCTGATCCCCACATCGGGTTGTTGGCCGAGCACCTGGCTGAGGTCATGGAATGGGTTGACCGCTTGTCCGTCGTGCCAGCCAGCGAATCCGCTGGCGCTCCTGGACCCGAAGCAGCCTGAAGTGATCACGGAGCAGGACGTCACCACCGTCTGACGGCCAACTGCTTGATCTATCCATGTCGTCCGCGTTCCTCGGGCCTGGAGGCCAGCGCCGTGGCCGAGGGCTGGAGCGCCAGGGGACCAGAGGACGCTCCGGGTGTGCTGCTTCGCTTGCGTACTGCCTGTGCTCGCCTATTCGGCTGGAGGGTGAAGCGCCAGTTGAGGACCTCGGCGGGGCGTTCGGCGGTGTCGAGTTCTCGCTGGGCGGCGATTTCGGCCAAGAGACGCCGGGGGTTGTGGCTGGCGGGCAGGTCCAGCTGGCCCTCGGTCACGCGTCCGCCGTCATCAGGCTGCGGATCCACGCGCACCTGTGGCCGGGTGAAGAAGACCGCACCCGCTCCGTCATGGACGCCGTTCTCGGCGGACTGCTGCGGACCGGGTGCGGACAGCTAAGCGGCACGACCCGCGAAAGTGCAGGTAAGGCCGCCTAGAGGGAGATCAGGCCTTCTTGGTCTCCCAGAAGATCTTGTCGATCTGGGCGATGTAGTCCAGCGCCTTCTGGCCCGTGGCCGGGTCCGTCGACGCCTTGGCGGCCGAGAGGGCCTTCAGGGTGTCGTTGACCAGCTGGTGCAGCTCCGGGTACTTCTCGAAGTGCGGGGGCTTGAAGTAGTCGCTCCAGAGCACCGACACGTGGTGCTTGGCGAGCTCGGCGCGCTGCTCCTTGATGACCGTGGCGCGCGCCTGGTAGTGGGCGTCGTCGTTGCCGGCCATCTTCTCCTGCACGGCCTTGACGGACTCCGCCTCGATGCGGGCCTGGGCCGGGTCGTACACGCCGCAGGGCAGGTCGCAGTGGGCGCTGACCTTCACCTTGGGGGCAAACAGGCGGGAAAGCATGTAGCTGTCCTTCCTCGTGATCGTCTTCTCAGGTGGGACATTACTCCGTGAGAGGCCGGTTTTCGCGAGTGCCCCCATGGGCTTAGGACAAAAGTCCAGGGTCAGACTGGGACCGGTGGAGGATAGGACCGGGGAGGTGGCGGTGGTGCCGGAGCTGTCGCGGGAGAGCGAGCGCGGGAGGGCCGTCGTGCCGTGGGGCGCGGCCGAGGTGACGGGTCCCTCGATGGTGCCCACGCTGTATCACGGGGACCGGCTGCTCGTCCGGTGGGGCGGTCGCGTCCGCCCGGGTGACGTGGTGGTCCTGCGCCACCCGTTCCAGCAGGACCTGTTGGTCGTCAAGCGCGCCAAGGAGCGCCGTGAGGGCGGCTGGTGGGTGCTCGGCGACAACGCGTTCGCGGGCGGGGACAGTACGGACTACGGCGTCGTCCCCGAGGAGCTCGTCCTGGGCAGGGTGCGGTTCCGCTACCGGCCGCCCGCCGCCGGGCGGCGCTCGCCGTTGGCGCTGGTGCGCTGGGCCGCCTCCGCGGTGCGGCCGGTGCTCGCCGAGCGCTCCGTCTCCAGGCGCTTGCGGGCGCGGTAGGCGGCGACGTTGGCACGGGTCGCGCAGCGGTCCGAGCAGTAGCGCCGGGAGCGGTTGGTCGAGGTGTCGAGGTAGGCGTTGCGGCACGGCGCCGCCTCGCAGAGCCCGAGGCGGTCCACGCCGTGCTCGGTGAGGTGGAAGGCGAGGCCCATCGCGGCGATGGCGGCGTACCCCGCGGTGGCGTTCGAGGGGTGGTCCGCCAGGTGCATGTGCCACAGCGGGCGCCCGTCGTCGTCCCGGTGGTCGTGGCCCGAGATCTGCGGGCTCACCGGGAACTCCAGGAGCAGGGAGTTCAGCAGGTCGACCGCGAGCGTCTCGTCGCCGCCGTCCGCCGCCTCGAAGACCGCCCGGAGCCTGCCCCGCACGGAACGGAAGCGCGTGACGTCGGAGTCCGTGGCGCGGCGGGCCATCTGCGTGCTCGCCCCGAAGAGCTCCCGGATCGCTTCGACCGAGGTCAGCGCGTCCTTGTTGCGGCCCGGCTCCTCGCTGTTGACCAGGCGTACGGCGTAGTCCGAGTAATAGGCCAGTTCCACTTGTAGTCCTTACGAGGGCGGGCTAGGGTCATCTCGTCGGCGGGTAATGGCCGATTGCGGTACCAGGGTATTACGTAGTGGAGGGGTTCTGATGACGGAGACGGGGACCGGAGCCGAGACCGAGGCCACGGCCGGCACCGACTGGCGCGCCTGGCAGGACAGCTGGGACCGGCAGCAGCAGTGGTACCTGCCCGACCGCGAGGAGCGGTTCCGGATCATGCTCGACATGGTCGAGGCCGTGGTCGGCCCCGCGCCGCGCGTGCTGGATCTGGCGTGCGGTACGGGAAGTATTACGGACCGGCTGCTCAAGAGGTTCCCGGACGCGACGAGCGTCGGCGTCGACCTCGACCCCGCGCTGCTCACCATCGCCGAGGGCACCTTCGCGGGGGACGACCGGGTCACGTTCGTCACCGCCGACCTGAAGGACCCCGACTGGGCCGCCGCGCTGCCGCACGACTCGTACGACGCCGTGCTCACCGCGACCGCCTTGCACTGGCTGTTCAGCGAGCCGCTCGCCA is a genomic window containing:
- a CDS encoding class I SAM-dependent methyltransferase; amino-acid sequence: MLAQASPWYVHALQRTTASPAEPLSVPARMQWTTRPGSGPGAEILGSDLRRKRLLELGCGPGHNAAHLATRYGAHVTGVDLVGLQVRRARSHYGRLNNLTFVAGHALHYLQASDEHFDAIYSVFGATGLVAPELLLPAIAQHLKPGCTLAFSVPHPQRCGLRPATDDRPRRDYVTLPDRTRLPIARWDFDPDRWEKHLDRAGLWLTSAQKFHDARRGLWPTTLLITARKL
- the sodN gene encoding superoxide dismutase, Ni → MLSRLFAPKVKVSAHCDLPCGVYDPAQARIEAESVKAVQEKMAGNDDAHYQARATVIKEQRAELAKHHVSVLWSDYFKPPHFEKYPELHQLVNDTLKALSAAKASTDPATGQKALDYIAQIDKIFWETKKA
- the sodX gene encoding nickel-type superoxide dismutase maturation protease; this translates as MPELSRESERGRAVVPWGAAEVTGPSMVPTLYHGDRLLVRWGGRVRPGDVVVLRHPFQQDLLVVKRAKERREGGWWVLGDNAFAGGDSTDYGVVPEELVLGRVRFRYRPPAAGRRSPLALVRWAASAVRPVLAERSVSRRLRAR
- a CDS encoding CGNR zinc finger domain-containing protein, whose product is MELAYYSDYAVRLVNSEEPGRNKDALTSVEAIRELFGASTQMARRATDSDVTRFRSVRGRLRAVFEAADGGDETLAVDLLNSLLLEFPVSPQISGHDHRDDDGRPLWHMHLADHPSNATAGYAAIAAMGLAFHLTEHGVDRLGLCEAAPCRNAYLDTSTNRSRRYCSDRCATRANVAAYRARKRLETERSASTGRTAEAAQRTSANGERRPAAGGR
- a CDS encoding class I SAM-dependent methyltransferase, with translation MTETGTGAETEATAGTDWRAWQDSWDRQQQWYLPDREERFRIMLDMVEAVVGPAPRVLDLACGTGSITDRLLKRFPDATSVGVDLDPALLTIAEGTFAGDDRVTFVTADLKDPDWAAALPHDSYDAVLTATALHWLFSEPLATLYGQVAGLVRDGGVFMNADHMPDPATPRLNAAESAFRHRQMDRAKAEGVLDWKEWWQLAAQDPVLAGPTAKRFEIYGDHADGDMPSVEWHARTLREAGFSEARAVWASPSDAVVLGLK